From Magnetococcales bacterium, the proteins below share one genomic window:
- a CDS encoding cytidylate kinase family protein, whose product MSTQETQNTQMEPRPSGFRALAPVVMVAGPFGSGMEDLAHQLARHLKVPFYDPHKLETLARDRELHDSAWQHLRESVGSFFDYWLSHLHEKIGMSQSEHLAHLSATIRNVANHGGVIAGVCPHMILPGESLFRIQVRAGEDFCAQRLATLHGIDRLEALAVSRRLEEERLQLLHALFEEGSMDDIDYDLVLDAERASVEEMLDVCITALDQRGILANAA is encoded by the coding sequence ATGAGTACACAAGAGACACAAAATACCCAGATGGAGCCTCGTCCCAGTGGTTTCCGTGCCTTGGCCCCGGTGGTCATGGTAGCCGGACCTTTCGGCTCGGGCATGGAGGATTTGGCCCACCAACTGGCACGCCACCTCAAAGTGCCCTTTTATGATCCCCACAAACTGGAAACCCTGGCTCGTGACAGGGAGCTTCACGACAGTGCCTGGCAACATCTCAGGGAGTCGGTTGGCAGCTTTTTCGATTACTGGCTGAGCCATCTGCATGAGAAGATCGGCATGTCTCAAAGTGAGCATCTGGCCCATCTTTCCGCGACAATCCGCAACGTGGCCAACCATGGCGGCGTCATCGCGGGGGTATGCCCGCACATGATCCTGCCGGGTGAATCGCTGTTTCGCATTCAGGTCCGAGCCGGAGAGGACTTTTGCGCCCAACGGCTCGCCACCCTCCACGGCATCGACCGATTGGAAGCCCTGGCCGTCTCCCGCCGGTTGGAAGAGGAGCGCCTCCAATTGCTGCACGCCCTGTTCGAAGAGGGCTCCATGGATGACATCGACTACGATCTGGTGTTGGATGCGGAAAGAGCCAGTGTGGAGGAGATGCTGGACGTTTGTATTACCGCCCTGGACCAGCGGGGCATCCTGGCCAACGCCGCTTGA